The following are encoded together in the Paludisphaera mucosa genome:
- a CDS encoding archease — MGRVEVFDHTADLGLRIWADDLSDLFRTAAEGLFDVVTADRSTIEPREEEAVALASDSPEHLLLDWLNELIFRVETRHALYARFDVAVAADGRSLTGVIAGEPIDPDRHELDHEVKAATYHGLVVRREADGWFAEIIVDI; from the coding sequence GTGGGGCGCGTGGAAGTCTTCGATCATACGGCCGACCTGGGGCTGCGGATTTGGGCGGACGACCTGTCCGACCTCTTCCGCACGGCCGCCGAGGGGCTGTTCGACGTCGTCACGGCCGACCGCTCGACGATCGAGCCCCGCGAGGAGGAAGCCGTCGCGCTGGCGTCCGACTCGCCCGAGCACCTGCTGCTCGACTGGCTCAACGAGCTGATCTTCCGGGTCGAGACCCGCCACGCCCTCTACGCCCGCTTCGACGTCGCCGTCGCCGCCGACGGCCGCTCGCTGACCGGCGTGATCGCCGGCGAACCGATCGACCCCGACCGCCACGAACTGGACCACGAGGTGAAGGCCGCCACCTACCACGGCCTCGTCGTGCGCCGCGAGGCGGACGGCTGGTTCGCCGAGATCATCGTCGACATCTAG